A single genomic interval of Koleobacter methoxysyntrophicus harbors:
- a CDS encoding NADH-quinone oxidoreductase subunit I produces MLKEKMLKKTGCPSIQELIQTPGFPRKKDYMKGPIAFIECIEEIPCNPCESACPKGAITVGSPITNLPVLHADKCAGCGLCIAVCPGLAIYVKDYTYSDDEAVISFPYEYYPLPEEGQEVIMVNRMGEQVCRGTVIKVNNSKRNNKTPIISAVFDKRHFDEVVSIKRIT; encoded by the coding sequence ATGTTAAAAGAGAAGATGCTGAAAAAAACAGGCTGTCCCAGTATACAGGAATTGATCCAGACCCCGGGTTTCCCCAGAAAGAAGGACTATATGAAAGGGCCTATAGCCTTTATTGAATGTATCGAAGAAATACCCTGCAATCCCTGCGAAAGTGCCTGCCCTAAGGGGGCCATTACAGTAGGCAGCCCCATTACGAATCTGCCGGTCCTCCATGCGGATAAATGCGCAGGATGCGGGTTGTGTATCGCTGTATGCCCCGGTCTTGCCATATATGTGAAGGATTATACCTATTCCGATGATGAGGCCGTGATATCATTCCCCTATGAATACTATCCCCTCCCTGAAGAAGGGCAGGAGGTGATAATGGTAAACCGGATGGGAGAACAGGTCTGCAGAGGGACCGTTATCAAGGTGAACAACAGTAAGAGGAACAATAAAACCCCTATAATCTCTGCAGTTTTTGACAAAAGGCATTTTGATGAAGTTGTTTCGATAAAGAGGATAACCTGA
- a CDS encoding NAD(P)/FAD-dependent oxidoreductase codes for MNSVEKRSIVVVGGGPAGLSAAIEAGKAGADVLVIDENSRPGGQLFKQIHKFFGSREHKAGIRGFDIGEELLEETKRLSIDVWLNTEVCGIDSNKNLWAVKDKKESKQVAAKCIILATGAIENSINFPGWDLPGVMGAGAAQTMININRVLPGKRILMIGSGNVGVIVSYQLLQAGAEVAAIVEAAPELGGYGVHTAKVRRAGVPFYTSHTIKEAFGTDKVEGAVIVELDRNWNPIEGSEKYLDVDTVCIATGLTPLSELAWIAGCRFKFIPQLGGHVPIHDITMETTVKGIYVAGDISGIEEASTAMEEGKLAGVNAAYALGYYSTKEREKKCREIWERLDSLRSGPFGEKRKKAKDALINSKEEVAC; via the coding sequence ATGAATTCTGTTGAGAAAAGGTCTATTGTTGTAGTCGGCGGAGGACCAGCAGGATTATCTGCTGCTATCGAAGCAGGTAAAGCAGGAGCCGATGTACTGGTAATAGATGAAAACTCAAGGCCGGGAGGCCAGTTATTTAAACAGATCCACAAATTCTTCGGTTCCCGTGAACATAAAGCCGGGATAAGGGGTTTCGATATAGGGGAAGAGCTTTTGGAAGAGACGAAGAGGCTCTCCATTGATGTGTGGTTAAATACCGAAGTCTGCGGTATAGATTCTAACAAAAACCTGTGGGCTGTGAAGGATAAAAAAGAATCAAAACAGGTGGCGGCCAAATGCATAATACTGGCTACAGGGGCCATAGAGAATTCAATAAATTTCCCGGGTTGGGACCTGCCCGGCGTAATGGGGGCAGGCGCCGCCCAGACGATGATTAATATAAACAGGGTCCTGCCGGGTAAACGCATTTTAATGATAGGTTCCGGTAATGTAGGGGTAATTGTCTCATACCAGCTGCTGCAGGCCGGTGCAGAGGTGGCCGCTATTGTAGAAGCGGCACCGGAGTTAGGGGGATATGGTGTTCATACTGCAAAGGTACGCAGGGCAGGTGTCCCCTTCTATACATCCCATACTATTAAGGAAGCCTTTGGGACCGATAAGGTCGAGGGTGCCGTAATAGTGGAACTGGATAGGAACTGGAATCCGATAGAGGGGTCGGAAAAATACCTAGATGTGGATACCGTATGTATTGCGACAGGCCTTACCCCCCTATCTGAACTAGCATGGATAGCCGGATGCCGGTTTAAGTTTATTCCGCAGCTGGGAGGGCATGTCCCCATCCACGATATAACCATGGAAACAACGGTTAAAGGAATATATGTAGCCGGGGATATTTCAGGGATCGAGGAGGCAAGTACTGCTATGGAAGAAGGGAAACTGGCTGGTGTTAATGCGGCCTATGCCTTAGGATACTACTCTACGAAAGAAAGGGAGAAAAAGTGCAGGGAGATCTGGGAGCGGCTTGATTCGCTGCGGAGCGGGCCTTTTGGGGAAAAGAGGAAAAAAGCTAAGGATGCCCTTATAAACAGCAAGGAGGAAGTTGCATGTTAA
- a CDS encoding (2Fe-2S)-binding protein has translation MRVKHHIILGEMEERKKVKIIVDGEELEAYEGEMIAAALLAAGRRIFRYTKKNSPRGIYCGIGRCTDCVMTVNGIPNVRTCITPVEEGMVIETQKGLGSWKRREQNEFC, from the coding sequence ATGAGGGTGAAACATCACATCATTCTTGGAGAAATGGAAGAGAGAAAAAAGGTAAAAATCATCGTAGATGGGGAAGAACTGGAAGCATATGAAGGGGAAATGATTGCGGCAGCCTTACTTGCTGCCGGCCGCAGGATTTTCAGATATACCAAGAAGAATTCCCCCAGGGGTATTTACTGCGGGATCGGCAGGTGCACCGACTGTGTGATGACCGTAAACGGGATTCCGAATGTAAGAACATGCATAACACCCGTAGAGGAAGGAATGGTAATAGAAACACAAAAAGGGCTGGGCTCCTGGAAACGGAGGGAACAAAATGAATTCTGTTGA
- the dapA gene encoding 4-hydroxy-tetrahydrodipicolinate synthase: MVEWGRLITAMVTPFDENLKVDYDKAVEIARYLVKEGSTALVVGGTTGEAPTLTDEEKLELFKVLKEKVDVPIIAGVGTNSTEKTIKLSKRVMECGVDGIMAVVPYYNKPNQEGIYRHFKAIAENVNLPVMLYNVPGRTGANMAFETVIRLSKISNIIALKEAGGDLDQAGRVLRGVDRDFKVYSGDDSLTLPMLSIGCYGVVSVASHVVGRKMREMIDSYLAGRVDEAAQIHLSLLPIFRDLFITANPIPVKAALRLAGYDPGSLRLPLVEADEKVVEVLKNDLKELGIIE; the protein is encoded by the coding sequence ATGGTTGAATGGGGCAGATTAATAACAGCAATGGTTACACCTTTTGATGAAAACTTGAAGGTGGACTATGACAAGGCAGTTGAAATTGCAAGGTATTTGGTTAAAGAGGGCAGCACTGCCCTGGTGGTCGGGGGAACTACAGGAGAGGCTCCAACCCTTACCGATGAGGAGAAGCTGGAGCTTTTTAAAGTTTTAAAGGAGAAGGTTGATGTACCGATAATTGCAGGCGTAGGAACCAATTCTACCGAAAAGACGATAAAGCTGAGCAAACGGGTGATGGAGTGCGGTGTTGATGGGATTATGGCTGTAGTGCCCTATTACAACAAACCGAACCAGGAAGGGATTTACCGGCACTTTAAGGCGATTGCAGAAAATGTCAATCTGCCGGTAATGCTTTATAATGTACCGGGCAGGACGGGAGCTAATATGGCTTTTGAAACGGTTATTCGCTTATCTAAAATCAGCAATATAATAGCCCTGAAGGAAGCGGGAGGAGACCTTGACCAGGCAGGCAGGGTCCTGAGGGGCGTTGACAGGGATTTTAAGGTGTACAGCGGGGATGACAGCCTTACCCTTCCAATGCTGTCTATCGGGTGTTACGGAGTTGTTAGTGTAGCCTCTCACGTTGTGGGGAGGAAGATGAGGGAAATGATAGATTCCTACCTGGCCGGAAGGGTTGATGAGGCAGCACAGATACATTTGTCGCTTCTGCCGATATTTAGGGACCTGTTCATTACAGCGAACCCCATTCCTGTAAAAGCCGCTTTAAGGTTAGCGGGTTATGACCCGGGCAGTCTGAGGCTGCCTCTGGTTGAAGCTGATGAAAAGGTTGTAGAGGTCCTAAAAAATGATTTAAAAGAATTAGGAATCATTGAATAA
- a CDS encoding (2Fe-2S)-binding protein: MNKLEVIVCRCEEIKRAEIEKAIEEGATTANEVKRWTRAGMGLCQGKICRKNVERIICEKTGKKPEEVLPSNYRSPVRPVQIKVFEK, translated from the coding sequence ATGAATAAATTAGAGGTTATTGTCTGCCGCTGTGAAGAGATTAAAAGGGCTGAAATAGAAAAGGCTATTGAAGAAGGAGCTACCACTGCCAATGAAGTCAAGCGCTGGACCAGAGCCGGTATGGGTTTGTGTCAGGGGAAGATCTGCAGGAAGAATGTGGAAAGAATAATATGCGAAAAAACAGGTAAAAAACCCGAAGAGGTTTTACCTTCAAATTATAGAAGCCCTGTAAGGCCAGTTCAAATCAAGGTGTTTGAAAAATAA
- a CDS encoding FCD domain-containing protein, translated as MKNIVDEKELVILKMIRDSEEPIGSWAIADKLAEVGISVSSATAGRMLNRLEKLGFLEKKKFKGRVITKKGQEAIANIKKIQKIDFHRNELMKFINSQVLEEYLMVLEARKAIEGATARLAAKNITVEEIKRLEEILKEQERNYSLHRSITNNDLDFHKTIARASGNRVLENLYHIISMSGQQSEIFEFIRETVGAPYMVSHKRIYEALKKGDAVEAEKCMILHIENLVSDVKKYWEQYQRKKT; from the coding sequence ATGAAGAATATAGTAGATGAAAAAGAACTTGTGATCTTGAAAATGATAAGGGATTCGGAAGAACCCATAGGTTCCTGGGCAATAGCCGACAAACTGGCCGAAGTGGGGATTTCTGTCAGTTCTGCTACTGCAGGAAGGATGTTAAACAGACTGGAAAAACTGGGTTTTCTTGAGAAGAAAAAGTTCAAGGGCCGGGTAATTACAAAAAAAGGGCAGGAGGCAATAGCAAATATTAAGAAGATCCAGAAGATAGATTTCCACAGGAATGAACTGATGAAATTCATAAATTCACAGGTCCTTGAAGAATACCTTATGGTCCTTGAAGCACGGAAGGCAATAGAAGGGGCTACAGCCCGCCTGGCTGCAAAAAACATAACCGTTGAAGAGATTAAAAGGCTGGAAGAGATTTTAAAGGAACAGGAAAGGAATTACAGCCTGCACAGGAGCATAACAAACAATGACCTGGATTTCCATAAAACCATTGCCAGGGCATCAGGCAACAGGGTGCTGGAGAACCTATACCACATTATTTCCATGTCAGGTCAGCAGTCAGAGATATTTGAATTTATCAGGGAAACGGTAGGGGCACCCTATATGGTTTCTCATAAAAGGATATACGAAGCACTGAAAAAAGGAGATGCTGTTGAGGCGGAAAAGTGCATGATCCTTCATATTGAAAATCTTGTAAGTGATGTGAAAAAATACTGGGAACAATATCAGAGGAAAAAAACATGA
- a CDS encoding sodium:solute symporter family protein yields MDLGSLLWLITIIMCGAFLYISWKVRGDATSSFSSYAIGGGSFPLYLIFFTQFATIMGVGNFIGHAGKGYQIGLPHLAFILGEQGSKIIFALFFAGLAGRFTYNTIAEMIDDLFVKDKITRAIAGLLASLIMIAWVGGQGKAFGNIFNIVTGADPIPIILLFSAVFILYTTLGGIYSVVWTDLLQGVLVVIFGTIFYIYAFSPVNWSFAVLGERLAAVGKAELWTLSGIPAMSLITKFVTGCVGILAAQIYWQRCFAAKDSRTARNGLLWSGIIAIVMVILTALVGLVILTMNQDLKPDDAMPWFMMNYVPAGISAMIFALILAAGMSSADSNLNSAAILVVNDLIKPFKPNATDKELVQYATIFTVILGIFAALAAIYASSIIGLFSKAYAMAGGGLVPLLLVGLLWKKKPDEDFKMGKKNSNITPWGARVGLIAGSILTQVNALGPNRVLIALVISAVLIVIVSNLTKNQVITDNAEA; encoded by the coding sequence ATGGATCTAGGGTCATTACTTTGGTTAATTACCATAATAATGTGCGGTGCCTTCCTCTATATTTCCTGGAAGGTCAGGGGTGATGCCACATCCAGTTTCAGCAGCTATGCGATAGGCGGCGGTTCCTTTCCTCTATATCTGATTTTCTTCACGCAGTTTGCCACTATAATGGGTGTCGGCAACTTTATCGGGCATGCAGGTAAAGGATACCAGATAGGACTGCCTCACCTTGCATTTATACTGGGTGAGCAGGGCTCGAAGATCATTTTCGCCCTGTTCTTTGCCGGTCTTGCCGGTCGTTTTACTTACAATACCATAGCAGAGATGATAGACGACCTGTTCGTTAAAGACAAAATTACAAGAGCCATTGCAGGTTTATTGGCTTCCTTAATAATGATCGCATGGGTAGGCGGTCAGGGGAAGGCCTTCGGCAATATATTCAATATCGTTACGGGTGCCGACCCCATTCCCATTATACTGCTTTTTTCTGCCGTTTTTATACTCTACACTACTCTGGGCGGCATCTATTCAGTTGTCTGGACCGACCTGCTTCAAGGTGTGCTGGTAGTAATCTTCGGGACCATATTTTACATTTATGCCTTTTCACCTGTTAACTGGAGTTTTGCGGTCCTCGGCGAACGGTTGGCTGCAGTCGGCAAGGCAGAACTCTGGACCTTATCCGGAATTCCGGCGATGAGCCTTATCACTAAATTTGTAACAGGATGTGTAGGTATTTTGGCTGCACAGATTTACTGGCAGAGGTGTTTCGCTGCTAAAGACTCCCGGACAGCGAGGAACGGTCTTTTGTGGAGCGGAATAATTGCAATAGTCATGGTAATACTTACAGCCCTTGTAGGTCTTGTTATACTGACTATGAATCAAGACCTAAAACCCGATGATGCAATGCCTTGGTTTATGATGAATTATGTTCCGGCAGGGATTTCTGCAATGATTTTTGCGCTCATACTGGCAGCCGGTATGTCATCGGCCGATTCCAACCTTAACTCTGCTGCTATCCTTGTGGTCAATGACCTGATAAAACCCTTTAAGCCCAATGCTACAGATAAGGAACTGGTCCAATATGCCACAATTTTTACGGTAATTCTGGGTATATTTGCAGCTCTTGCTGCCATTTATGCAAGCTCGATTATCGGTCTGTTTTCTAAGGCCTATGCTATGGCAGGCGGAGGTCTGGTGCCCCTGCTCTTGGTCGGCCTTTTATGGAAAAAGAAGCCGGATGAAGATTTCAAGATGGGCAAGAAGAACAGCAATATAACCCCGTGGGGTGCAAGGGTAGGTCTGATAGCCGGTTCTATTCTGACACAGGTAAATGCCTTAGGGCCAAACAGGGTGCTTATTGCTCTGGTTATATCGGCCGTACTGATTGTAATAGTATCTAATTTGACTAAAAATCAGGTAATAACTGATAATGCTGAGGCATAG
- a CDS encoding NAD(P)/FAD-dependent oxidoreductase, with protein sequence MENRYDVIVIGGGIIGLSVSYHLTEKQKRVLLIEKNEIGAGASSSCDEMILMQSKKPGLLLEMALESLELYKTLSEKLGIDLEFQNRGGMILIEDREQLKFMEDFVKKQKSYGLDVQIIEGNDIYKKQPFASGNIVASTYSPIDSQVNPLKVMKGFLKKGRENGLEIIKGFSMSSIEKKGDKWEIELEDKSRYCSEFIVNAAGAWAPQVAKLIDVEIPIKPKKGQIAVTEQIPSLGETNIWDAGYIVAKLDPNSAGNRDEVLKELGIGLSFARTMDGNYFIGGSREFAGFDTSTDYRCIKTIVSQALKFFPILKNVNIIRTFAGLRPATPDGKPIIGEAAGRKGFFIAAGHEGDGIALAPITGKIVSGLICGDKPPFNLEELSPDRFQKEGSD encoded by the coding sequence TTGGAGAATCGATATGATGTAATTGTTATCGGTGGAGGTATTATAGGACTGTCAGTATCCTATCATCTTACTGAAAAACAGAAAAGGGTTTTATTGATAGAGAAAAATGAAATAGGAGCCGGCGCATCAAGCTCATGTGATGAAATGATCTTAATGCAGTCCAAAAAACCTGGTTTGCTACTTGAAATGGCCCTTGAAAGCCTTGAGTTATATAAAACCCTGTCTGAAAAACTGGGCATTGACCTTGAATTTCAAAACAGGGGCGGTATGATACTTATCGAGGACCGGGAGCAGTTAAAATTTATGGAGGATTTCGTAAAAAAGCAGAAATCCTATGGCCTCGATGTGCAGATTATTGAAGGGAATGATATTTACAAGAAACAGCCTTTTGCATCCGGAAATATTGTGGCATCTACCTACAGCCCTATCGATTCCCAGGTAAATCCTTTAAAGGTTATGAAAGGGTTTCTAAAAAAGGGTAGAGAAAACGGCCTTGAGATTATAAAGGGTTTTTCAATGAGTTCTATTGAAAAAAAAGGGGATAAATGGGAAATAGAACTTGAGGATAAAAGCAGATACTGCTCTGAATTTATAGTTAATGCAGCCGGTGCATGGGCTCCCCAGGTTGCGAAGCTGATCGATGTTGAAATTCCTATAAAGCCCAAAAAGGGTCAGATAGCCGTTACTGAACAGATCCCCTCCCTGGGAGAAACCAATATATGGGATGCAGGGTATATAGTGGCAAAGTTGGACCCGAATTCTGCGGGGAATAGGGACGAAGTTCTGAAAGAACTGGGCATAGGCCTCTCCTTTGCCAGGACTATGGACGGCAATTATTTTATTGGAGGGAGCCGGGAGTTTGCAGGTTTTGACACATCCACTGATTACAGGTGTATAAAAACTATAGTATCCCAGGCATTGAAATTTTTCCCGATATTAAAAAATGTTAACATCATCAGGACATTTGCAGGCCTGAGACCCGCTACCCCTGACGGCAAACCGATAATCGGAGAAGCAGCTGGCAGAAAAGGGTTTTTCATAGCAGCAGGCCATGAGGGGGACGGCATAGCCCTTGCACCGATTACAGGCAAGATAGTATCAGGGCTCATATGCGGTGACAAACCGCCCTTTAATCTGGAAGAACTGAGCCCTGACCGATTTCAAAAGGAAGGGAGTGATTAA
- a CDS encoding aldehyde ferredoxin oxidoreductase family protein produces MPDRDRNFFLYVNMDKCEIEISKPPEKYSSLGGRALISSFILDNVDPICSPLGRFNKLIIAPGLLSHSSIPCTGRLSIGAKSPLTGTIKESNVGGTASKDICRLGYRAIVIEGRPESDKLYVLVITPDNVKLVEKPELKGKGNYETVKILKDEFGKRVSVLSIGPAGEMGMAAAGIAVTNIEGMPSRFAGRGGLGAVMGSKGIKAIVIDPKNLQLPKPVNSEKYKELLKDYVSRFKENPVTSTVLPTYGTANIVSITQELGAIPTRNFSEGRFEAADLINGYALKRLTDERGGKTGHPCYPGCIIKCSNIYNDPNGGYLTSGLEYETIVLLGSNCGIGDLDTIAKLDRLCDDYGIDTIETGAAVGVAMEAGVLNFGDGEGTIDLVHQIGRGTTLGRILGQGAGVTGKVFNVYRTPVVKNQSLAAYDPRALKGGGVTYATTPMGADHTNGNGLGGNSDPLRPEGQIEYSRYFQIAAAYIDSLGLCWFTRGPLLGNLELLAEISNSYLGLNLTKDSFEMLGKQVISTEKEFNQRAGFNSSHDRLPEFFKLEPLKPHNVVFDVPDEELDNVHNW; encoded by the coding sequence ATGCCTGATAGAGATAGGAATTTCTTCCTCTATGTAAATATGGATAAATGCGAGATAGAAATAAGTAAACCCCCTGAAAAGTATTCGTCACTTGGGGGCAGGGCCTTAATTTCAAGCTTTATTCTGGATAATGTTGATCCCATATGTTCTCCATTAGGAAGGTTTAACAAATTAATTATCGCACCCGGCCTTCTTTCCCATTCTTCTATACCCTGTACCGGAAGGCTTTCAATAGGTGCAAAGAGCCCGTTAACCGGCACGATTAAGGAAAGCAATGTGGGAGGAACCGCATCAAAGGATATCTGCAGGTTGGGATACAGGGCCATAGTCATAGAAGGCAGGCCTGAAAGCGACAAATTGTACGTTCTTGTAATAACCCCCGATAATGTAAAACTCGTTGAAAAGCCGGAACTCAAAGGGAAAGGTAATTATGAAACCGTTAAGATCTTAAAGGATGAATTCGGCAAAAGGGTTTCGGTATTATCCATAGGGCCTGCGGGTGAAATGGGAATGGCAGCAGCCGGAATAGCCGTCACAAATATTGAGGGAATGCCTTCACGTTTTGCGGGTCGCGGCGGGCTTGGAGCCGTTATGGGGTCAAAAGGAATAAAGGCCATAGTAATTGACCCTAAAAATCTGCAGCTGCCGAAACCTGTCAACAGCGAAAAGTATAAAGAACTGCTTAAAGATTATGTCTCTAGATTTAAAGAAAACCCTGTCACATCAACGGTCCTTCCCACTTACGGAACGGCAAATATAGTAAGTATAACTCAGGAACTGGGAGCAATCCCTACAAGAAACTTCAGTGAAGGTAGATTTGAAGCTGCGGATTTAATTAACGGTTATGCCCTAAAAAGGCTTACAGATGAAAGGGGAGGTAAAACGGGCCATCCCTGTTACCCCGGCTGTATTATTAAGTGTTCAAATATCTACAATGACCCAAACGGCGGCTACCTTACATCTGGCCTTGAATATGAAACTATAGTTCTCCTGGGATCTAACTGCGGAATAGGTGACCTCGACACCATCGCAAAGCTGGACAGGCTGTGTGATGATTATGGAATCGATACTATAGAGACCGGTGCTGCTGTAGGGGTTGCCATGGAAGCCGGGGTCTTGAATTTCGGTGATGGAGAAGGGACAATAGATTTGGTACATCAGATAGGTAGGGGTACAACCCTCGGCCGTATCCTCGGCCAGGGTGCAGGGGTTACAGGAAAGGTTTTCAATGTCTATAGGACACCCGTAGTAAAAAATCAAAGCCTTGCAGCCTATGACCCCAGGGCTTTAAAGGGCGGGGGAGTAACTTATGCAACGACCCCTATGGGAGCAGACCATACTAACGGAAATGGATTAGGCGGAAACTCCGACCCCTTAAGACCTGAAGGACAGATAGAATATTCTAGATACTTCCAGATCGCTGCTGCATATATAGATTCCTTGGGATTATGCTGGTTTACGAGGGGGCCCCTGCTGGGTAATCTCGAGCTTCTGGCCGAGATATCTAATTCATATCTGGGATTAAATCTAACAAAGGACAGTTTCGAAATGCTCGGGAAACAGGTGATTTCCACCGAAAAAGAGTTTAATCAAAGGGCAGGATTCAATTCCAGCCATGACAGGTTGCCTGAATTCTTTAAACTGGAGCCTTTAAAACCCCATAATGTCGTATTCGATGTCCCTGACGAAGAACTTGATAATGTCCATAATTGGTGA
- a CDS encoding histidinol-phosphatase HisJ family protein, with protein sequence MMIHDYHLHAQFSKDSDATIEDYCNYACKLGVPEIAVTEHLTLYEKDKNYTEFNYRSFINEIERCSLLFKGRVAVKAGIEIDYHPHLEEDLKELISEWDKLDFVIGSIHYVNGKSVINNCLDKTEVDSLISDYFLVMEELVSSGICDVVGHFDVFRRSMIEKFEVDRYLSVLKKVLYKVAECNMAIEVNTSGFHRGLNDIFPTGKVLKLFKDFGGKYITIGSDAHHVWELAREQTKAIAELRTAGFNQITCFKGRKPYLVSF encoded by the coding sequence ATGATGATTCATGATTACCACTTACATGCTCAGTTTTCTAAAGACAGCGATGCAACTATTGAAGATTATTGCAATTATGCCTGCAAGCTTGGGGTCCCCGAAATTGCGGTAACAGAGCATTTAACCTTATATGAAAAGGACAAAAATTATACTGAATTTAACTACCGCAGTTTCATTAATGAAATCGAGCGGTGCAGCCTGCTTTTCAAAGGAAGGGTTGCAGTTAAAGCAGGGATCGAAATAGACTATCATCCCCATTTGGAGGAAGATTTAAAGGAATTAATTTCTGAATGGGATAAGCTTGATTTTGTGATAGGGTCGATTCATTACGTAAACGGAAAATCTGTAATTAATAACTGCCTGGATAAAACCGAAGTGGATTCTCTAATATCAGATTACTTTCTCGTAATGGAGGAATTGGTCTCAAGTGGAATTTGTGATGTTGTCGGGCACTTTGACGTTTTTCGTCGTTCAATGATTGAAAAGTTTGAAGTAGATCGTTACTTATCAGTGTTAAAAAAAGTGCTGTATAAGGTAGCTGAATGCAATATGGCTATCGAGGTTAATACATCAGGGTTTCATCGCGGTTTAAATGATATTTTTCCCACAGGTAAAGTATTGAAACTTTTCAAAGACTTCGGGGGGAAATACATTACGATAGGCTCTGATGCTCACCATGTATGGGAATTAGCCAGAGAACAAACAAAAGCTATAGCCGAATTAAGAACAGCCGGGTTTAATCAAATAACCTGTTTTAAAGGGAGAAAGCCCTATCTAGTTTCTTTTTAA
- a CDS encoding inositol-3-phosphate synthase, producing the protein MNKKIKVAIAGVGNCASALVQGIEFYRKRPEAAGLMHREIGGYRPEDIEVVAAFDIDRRKVGKKLKEAILSKPNCTTLFVKDLPDYPVVVQMGPVLDGVSDHVRDYDDDVSFSVADVEPCDVVDVLRTSGADILINYLPVGSEKGARFYAEACLKAKVGFINAMPTFIVSDPEWSKRFEAENIPAIGDDIKSQLGATIVHRVLTDLFEKRGVKLTKTYQLNFGGNTDFLNMLNSSRLTSKKKSKTNAVQSQLNVPLPPDKIHIGPSDYVPWLKDNKICYIFMEGLGFGEVPLTIEVKLSVEDSPNSAGVIIDAIRCLKVAQDRGIGGPLTSVASFTMKSPPQQYTDSAACKYVEEFIAGKRER; encoded by the coding sequence ATGAATAAAAAAATTAAAGTTGCCATTGCAGGGGTTGGTAACTGTGCAAGTGCTCTTGTGCAGGGAATTGAGTTTTACCGCAAAAGGCCGGAAGCAGCCGGATTAATGCATCGCGAAATCGGCGGCTATAGGCCTGAGGATATTGAAGTCGTTGCTGCATTTGACATCGATCGCCGGAAAGTAGGAAAAAAACTAAAAGAGGCGATATTGAGCAAACCAAATTGTACAACCCTATTTGTTAAAGACCTGCCAGATTACCCTGTTGTAGTGCAAATGGGGCCTGTTTTGGATGGAGTATCTGATCATGTCCGTGATTATGATGATGACGTCAGTTTTTCTGTAGCCGATGTTGAACCCTGTGATGTCGTTGATGTCCTGCGGACAAGCGGAGCTGATATATTGATCAACTACCTGCCGGTTGGGAGCGAGAAAGGTGCCCGCTTCTACGCTGAGGCCTGTTTAAAAGCAAAAGTCGGATTTATTAATGCGATGCCTACCTTCATCGTCTCTGACCCGGAATGGAGCAAAAGGTTTGAAGCCGAAAACATCCCCGCTATCGGTGATGACATAAAAAGCCAGCTAGGTGCTACTATCGTCCATCGTGTTCTAACCGATTTGTTTGAAAAAAGAGGGGTAAAACTTACGAAAACCTATCAGCTTAATTTTGGAGGGAATACGGATTTTTTGAACATGCTTAACAGCAGCCGCCTGACCTCCAAGAAAAAATCAAAAACAAATGCAGTTCAATCCCAGTTAAATGTACCGTTGCCGCCCGATAAAATTCATATCGGTCCCAGTGATTATGTTCCCTGGCTGAAAGACAATAAAATTTGTTATATCTTTATGGAAGGCCTGGGCTTCGGAGAGGTTCCTCTCACTATTGAAGTTAAACTATCTGTGGAAGATTCCCCAAATAGCGCAGGGGTGATTATTGACGCCATTCGATGCTTAAAAGTCGCCCAAGATAGGGGAATCGGTGGTCCGCTTACATCTGTCGCTTCCTTTACCATGAAATCACCACCCCAGCAGTACACAGACAGTGCAGCATGCAAATACGTGGAAGAGTTTATTGCCGGAAAGAGGGAACGCTGA